The stretch of DNA AAGAAGATCGTCGGCCTGTCGAGCAGCGAATCGGCACGCATCTTCGAGATCCTGCAGAACCGCGTGACGCGGCTCGAGAACACGGTGCGCTGGCGCTGGAAGCAGGACGACGTGGCGATCTGGGACAACCGCGCGACGCAGCATTTCGCGATCAACGACTACGGCAACCAGCCGCGCCTGGTGCGCCGCGTGACGGTGCAGGGCGAGGCCGCCGTGTCGGTCGACGGCCGCCGCAGCATCACGCGCAGCCGCCCCGAGGCGACCAACGATGCACAGATCGATGCGGTCATCGCGGCGACCGCCTGACCGCCCTCGCAATTCATACGGACACACCATGAACCCGACTCCTCCAGCCGACGGCCAGCGCCGCCGGCTGCTCAAGACGATCACCGCGCTCGGCACGGCCGCGTCCCTTCCCCCTCTCGCGAGGGCCCAGGGCGGCGCGAAGAAGTTCGCCGGCGTGACGCTGAACGTCTCGACCTTCGGCTCCACGTACTCCAAGCTGCTGCAGCAGTGGCTGCCCGAATTCGAAGCGCTGACCGGCGCCAAGGTGAACTACGACGCGCCCTCGTTCCCGGTCTACAACCAGCGCGCGGATCTGGAACTCTCGACCAAGGGCTCGGCCTACGACGTGCTCAACGTCACCTTCATCTACAGCAGCCGCTGGATCAACTCCGGCTGGTTCACGCCGCTCGATGATTTCATCAAGAACCCGCAGCTCACGCCCGCGGACTTCGACCTCGACGACTTTCTTCCCGGCGCCCGCACGGCGGAGTCCGGCCGCGACGGCAAGCTCTACGGCATTCCATGGAACGCCGAGGCGCTGCTCACGGCCTCCTCGCGCTTCGACCTGGTGGAGAAGGCCGGCCTGCAATTCCCCGACACCACCGACGATCTCGTGAAGGTGCTGCGCGCCGTCAACAAGAAGGAGCGCGTGGCCGGCTTCGTGGCCGACAACCACTACGGCTGGACCTTCGTGCCCTACCTGCAGGCCTTCGGCGGCGACATCTTCCGCAAGGCGCCGGACGATCTGTTCCCCACCCTCGACACGCCCGAGGTGATCGCCGCCGGCGAGTACTACGCCGGCCTGCTGCGCGAGTTCGGCCCCGATGGCGCGGTGACGTACCAGCCCGACCAGGTGATCCAGTCGCTCAAGCTCGGCCGCGTGAACTTCACCGACATCGGCCAACTGTATCTGGCGCAACTGGGCGACCCGGCCACCAGCAAGACCTTGAAGACCGTGAAGTTCGGCCTCGTGCCCAAGGGCCCCGCGGGCTGCTTCCCCGGCACCTCCGTGCACGGACTGGGCATTCCCGCCGGCTCGAAGAACAAGGAGGCGGCATGGGCCTTCATCCAATGGGCGCTGTCCAAGCCCACCACGCGGCGCGCGGTGCTCGCGGGCTACGGCTCGCCGGCCCGGCGCTCCGACATCGACTCGAAGGAGTATCGCGCTCGCCAGCTGATCAACGGCAGTGACCTGACGCAGCTGGCGCTGGCGTCGTTCGAGATCGCGGCAAAGACAGGCCACATGAAGTACCGCACCGTGTCGGTCTACCCGCAGATCGACCAGCAGCTCAACAAGGCGATCGAATCGATCGCGACCGGTCAGCTGTCGGCGAAGCAGGCGTTCCAGCAGGCCCAGGCCGCATCGATCGCCGAGCTCAAGCGCGCGGGCACCAAACTCTGAGACCCGGCGCACATGACGTTCGCGATTCACGCCGCCGACTGGCAGGCCGAACGCAGCCGTGCGTTCCTGTTCGGGCTCTCGCCCGCGCTCGCGGTGCTGCTCGTCATCACGCTGCTGCCGGCGCTGGCCCTGCTGGTGGCGAGCCTCACGCCGCTCAGCCTGACCGACCCGGCCGGCACTTTCCGCTTCGACGATCCGCTGGTCAACTACCGGCAGCTGCTGCACGACGGCCGCTTTCTCTCGTCGATCGACGTGCAGCTCAAGCTGTCGGTGGTGAGCGTCGTGCTCCAGCTGCTGATGGGCCTCGGCCTCGCGCTGCTGCTCAACGGCAAGTCGCTCGTGCTCGACGGCGTGCGCACCGCCTTCCTGATCCCGATGGTGCTGCCGCCGATCGTCGTCGCGCTGATCTGGAAGATCATGTACAGCCCCGACGTGAGTCCGATCCATCAGGCGCTCGAAGCCATCGGACTGCCCGTCCATTCGCTGATCTCCAATCCCCGGACGGCGCTGTGGGCCATCGCGCTGGCCGACACCTGGCAGTGGTTTCCCTTCACGATGCTGATGGTGCTGGCATCGCTGCAGATGATTCCGGACGATCCGCTCGAAGCCGCGCGCCTGGACGGCGCGAACCGCTGGCAGGTGCTGCGCTACATCGTGTTCCCCTACATCCGGCCGGTGCTCGTGGTGTGCGGCCTGTTCCGGCTCATCGACAGCTTCAAGGCCTTTCCGCTGATCTACGTGCTGACCAACGGCGGCCCGGGCAGCGTGACCGAGGTCACCAACTACTACGGCTTCATCGAAGCCTTCAACTTCTCCTACTGGGGCTACGGCAGCGCCATCGCGACGGTGATCCTGGCCGGCGTGTTCGTGCTGAGCTGGCTGGTGGGCAAACTGGGATGGAGCAACGACCATGACGAGCGCTAGCCAGACCATCGAGAACGCCGCCGTCGGCGCCACGCATCCGCACGGTGTCCCGCTGCGCGATGCGGCGGCCGCGCGTCCCCGCGCGCGCACCAGGCCGTCATGGCTGGCCGCACATGCACGGCCGATCGCCGCCATCCTGCTGCTCGTCGTCGTGCTGTCGCCCTTCCTGTGGCTGGTGCAGCTGGCCTTCCGGCCAGCGGTCGAGATGTTCGACGACGGACTGCTGTTCAGGCCCACGCTCGAAGGCTTCGCGAGCCTGCTGCAGGGCAACTTCCTGAAGTCGTTCTGGAACAGCCTGGCGGTCAGCACGCTCTCGACCACGTTCTCGCTGCTGATCGGCGTGCCCGCGGCCTATGCGCTGACGCGCTGGAAATTCAAGGGCCGCCGGCACGTCGCGCTGTGGATCCTCGTGACGCGCATGGCGCCGCCGATCGCCTTCACCATTCCCTTCTTCCTGGCCTACCAGTGGCTCGGTCTTCAGGACACCATCCTCGGCCTGGCGATCGTCTACCTGACCTTCAACCTCGCGATCGTGATCTGGCTGATGCAGACCTTCTTCGAGGCCGTGCCCGCCTCGCTCGAAGAGGCGGCATGGATCGACGGTTGCGGGGTCTGGCGTGCCTTCTGGCGCATCACGCTGCCGCTCAGCGCGCCGGGGCTGGCGGCCACCGCCGTGCTGTGCTTCATCTTTTCGTGGAACGACTTCTTCTACGCCCTGATCCTCACGCGCACGAACGCGATCACGGCGCCCGTCGCGATCGTCAACTTCCTGCAATACGAAGGCTGGGAGTGGGCCAAGATCGCCGCCAGCGGCACGCTGGTGATGTTCCCGGTCGTCATCTTCACCGTGCTCGTGCGCACCTACCTGGTCCGGGGCCTCAGTGCCGGCGGCATCAAGGACTGACAAGTACCTCGCCCCGCGGGGCAGAAAGTGATTTGCCATGGCTGCCATCGCCGTTCGTCAACTCGTCAAGAACTTCGCGTCCACGCCGGTCATCCGCGGCATCGACATCGACATCCGCGACGGCGAATTCCTCGCGCTGGTCGGGCCCTCGGGCTGCGGCAAGTCGACGCTGCTGCGCATGATCGCCGGGCTCGAATCGGTGACCGACGGCGAGATCCAGCTCGACGGCCGGCGCATCAACGAGCTCGCGCCGCGCGATCGCAACGTCGCGATGGTGTTCCAGAACTACGCCCTTTATCCGCACATGACCGTCGCGCAGAACCTTGGCTTCGCGCTGCAGGTCCGGCGCAGCGACCGGCAGGAGATCGACCGCCGCGTGCGGCAGGCGGCCGAGACGCTCGGCCTCGAGCAGCTGCTGCACCGCTATCCGCGCCAACTCTCCGGCGGCCAGCGCCAGCGCGTCGCGATGGGGCGCGCGATCATGCGGCAGCCGCAAGCCTTCCTGTTCGACGAGCCGCTGTCCAATCTCGATGCCAAGCTGCGCGTGCAGATGCGCACCGAGATCAAGGCCCTGCACCAGCGCCTGGGCACCACCACGGTCTACGTGACGCACGACCAGGTCGAGGCGATGACCATGGCCGACCGCATCGTCGTGCTGAAGGACGGCCTCGTAGAGCAGATCGGCGCGCCGCTCGAACTCTACGACCAGCCCCGCAACGCCTTCGTCGCCGGCTTCATCGGCTCGCCGGCGATGAACTTCGTGCCGGGCCGGTTGCAGCTCGATGGCGTGCCGCACGTGGTGACCGACGACGGCCTTCATCTGCCGCTGGCGCGCACCCCTCACGGCGCGCACGGCGACCGGGTGATCTACGGCACGCGGCCGGAAGACTTCGCGATCGACGAGGGGCGCGGCCTGGCGGCCGAGGTCGTCGTGGTGGAGCCGACCGGCTCGGAGACCCAGGTCGCCGTGCAACTGGCCGGGCAGACCGTGATTGCCGCATTCCGCGACCGCATCGCAGCACGTCCCGGCGACCGGCTCTCGCTGCGACCGCTGGCCGCGCGCGCGCACCTGTTCGACGCGGCCAGCGGCGGACGACTCAACTGACCCTGTCCGACCATCGCCAAACGTGGCGTTCATCGTCGACTAGCATGGTCGGCATGAACCTGTTGCAGTTCGAACTCGATCGCCTGTATGGCCTGGGCGCGAGCGCCGCGGATGGCGCCGCCCCGGGCGCTGGAGATGAAGGGCGCCAGCGCGGCGTCCGGGCCCTGGTGCTGGAGTTGGCGCTACCGGCGGGTGGGCGACAGATCTCCTCGGTCTGGCAGGGTGTCCAATCGGATCTCGGCCTTCCCGCCCCTGCCATCGCGGTCTCGGGCGTCGACGGACTGCAGCTGTGGTTCTCCCTGGCTTCGCCGATTTCGCCGCGCGCGGGCGAACGCTTTCTGCAGGGCCTCCGTGCACGGTACCTGTCGGACCTCGGGTCGGCGCACGTCCATTTGATGGCCGACACGGCCGAATTCCCTGCTGCGCCGCCGGTCGAGATCAGCCCGGATCGCTGGTCGGCTTTCGTCGCCCCCGATCTGGCATCGGTATTCAGCGATACGCCGTGGCTGGACTTTCCTCCCAACGGCGAAGGCCAGGCGACGCTTCTGCGCGCGCTCGAACCCATGCAACAGGGTGCGTTCGAAGCCGCGTTGAGCCAGCTGGGTGCCATCGAAGGGGG from Variovorax sp. PBL-E5 encodes:
- a CDS encoding carbohydrate ABC transporter permease, with amino-acid sequence MTSASQTIENAAVGATHPHGVPLRDAAAARPRARTRPSWLAAHARPIAAILLLVVVLSPFLWLVQLAFRPAVEMFDDGLLFRPTLEGFASLLQGNFLKSFWNSLAVSTLSTTFSLLIGVPAAYALTRWKFKGRRHVALWILVTRMAPPIAFTIPFFLAYQWLGLQDTILGLAIVYLTFNLAIVIWLMQTFFEAVPASLEEAAWIDGCGVWRAFWRITLPLSAPGLAATAVLCFIFSWNDFFYALILTRTNAITAPVAIVNFLQYEGWEWAKIAASGTLVMFPVVIFTVLVRTYLVRGLSAGGIKD
- a CDS encoding carbohydrate ABC transporter permease, with translation MTFAIHAADWQAERSRAFLFGLSPALAVLLVITLLPALALLVASLTPLSLTDPAGTFRFDDPLVNYRQLLHDGRFLSSIDVQLKLSVVSVVLQLLMGLGLALLLNGKSLVLDGVRTAFLIPMVLPPIVVALIWKIMYSPDVSPIHQALEAIGLPVHSLISNPRTALWAIALADTWQWFPFTMLMVLASLQMIPDDPLEAARLDGANRWQVLRYIVFPYIRPVLVVCGLFRLIDSFKAFPLIYVLTNGGPGSVTEVTNYYGFIEAFNFSYWGYGSAIATVILAGVFVLSWLVGKLGWSNDHDER
- a CDS encoding ABC transporter substrate-binding protein encodes the protein MNPTPPADGQRRRLLKTITALGTAASLPPLARAQGGAKKFAGVTLNVSTFGSTYSKLLQQWLPEFEALTGAKVNYDAPSFPVYNQRADLELSTKGSAYDVLNVTFIYSSRWINSGWFTPLDDFIKNPQLTPADFDLDDFLPGARTAESGRDGKLYGIPWNAEALLTASSRFDLVEKAGLQFPDTTDDLVKVLRAVNKKERVAGFVADNHYGWTFVPYLQAFGGDIFRKAPDDLFPTLDTPEVIAAGEYYAGLLREFGPDGAVTYQPDQVIQSLKLGRVNFTDIGQLYLAQLGDPATSKTLKTVKFGLVPKGPAGCFPGTSVHGLGIPAGSKNKEAAWAFIQWALSKPTTRRAVLAGYGSPARRSDIDSKEYRARQLINGSDLTQLALASFEIAAKTGHMKYRTVSVYPQIDQQLNKAIESIATGQLSAKQAFQQAQAASIAELKRAGTKL
- a CDS encoding ABC transporter ATP-binding protein, with translation MAAIAVRQLVKNFASTPVIRGIDIDIRDGEFLALVGPSGCGKSTLLRMIAGLESVTDGEIQLDGRRINELAPRDRNVAMVFQNYALYPHMTVAQNLGFALQVRRSDRQEIDRRVRQAAETLGLEQLLHRYPRQLSGGQRQRVAMGRAIMRQPQAFLFDEPLSNLDAKLRVQMRTEIKALHQRLGTTTVYVTHDQVEAMTMADRIVVLKDGLVEQIGAPLELYDQPRNAFVAGFIGSPAMNFVPGRLQLDGVPHVVTDDGLHLPLARTPHGAHGDRVIYGTRPEDFAIDEGRGLAAEVVVVEPTGSETQVAVQLAGQTVIAAFRDRIAARPGDRLSLRPLAARAHLFDAASGGRLN